The genomic window CATGGGTCAGCTTCTACGTGTAGGCCCCAGCTGGTAATGATCACCAGGGACTTGTTGGTCATTCTACAAGTCCACGGTGAATGTCAGTGGCCATTGACAAGAACACTGGCGTCAGCTTCTTTTTGAGTTAGTTTTGgctgatttttaatttttcaaattatttcaGGGGTAACATCCCTGACACCCGCAAGATAATCCAAGAAGGGGTGAAGACATTGGGTTCTGTGCTTTTGTTTTCGGAGCAGTTTGAAGGTGATATTTAGAACAAGATATGTAGCATCATTCTTGCTCTATAAAGATGCCGGCAGGGGAATAGGTGAGAAACTGCTGTTTACCAAAAGAGAGACTGGATTGGAAAGGAATGCAGAATGTGGCCTTTATGTGCTTTCCATGTGCATTATGCGCTCCACATGTTGTTGGAGGCGTGAGGATGGGCTTCCCGAAAACTTGATATCTGAATTTGGAGAGGCTGGATACTTCTGGAACTGGTTCTATTGTCGTGGTGCCAAagtgaaaattcaatttaaaaggGCACTTTCCTTTTAGTTTGTGATGGTTTTGTGGGTGTGATGGAGAGGAATAGAGTGAAGAGATTCAAAAGGATTTGTGTCTTTTGTGGGAGCAGTTCAGGGAACAGAACTGTCTTTAGTGATGCTGCTCTTGATTTGGGGAACGAATTGGTTAGCATctctgcttttttttatttgaggaAAAGTTGCTTCCTTTTGTGGGCATCTCTTTTattgtctttcatctttttaaTTCTTGCATCCTCTTTTTGTTGCTTATGGTTCTCACGAGATGCGGGATTCCTGTTGTTGTGGCTTATTCTGTGAGCTTGGTCAGTGTTGAAGGCCTGCAAATGGATGGGAGtggagcttttcttttttccttgtgaTGGTCCTTTTGGGCTGTTCATTTAATAATTTGATTACCCTGTTCAATACttgcctttttcctttctttggcTTATGTTTCTTGTGTGAACAGGTGaagagaaagataaatttgGTTTATGGTGGAGGAAGTGCAGGATTGATGGGCTTGATTGCTAAGACTGTCTTTGATGGCGGTTGCCATGTCCTTGGGTGAGCAGTTGATCAAATTCTAGCATTACTGTAATACTGAAGGGACACACTTTTACAAATTTTGCACTACAAATGATGTTCTCTGCTTTCTTCCTCTGTTGCAAATTTTGCCTACAATTATGctgttctcttcttcttcttcttcttgctctttcttctcttcttccctttttcttatgTTCCCCTTTGTCTGTTGTTAACCACAGAGTGATCCCCACAGCGCTGATGCCACTAGAGGTATTAGACAGAACCTGCGGCTTTATTTATATTGAACAGCAGGCTTTTGATTTccatattcattttaatcttttgcCGTACTCGTTtccagaaaaaatatgtggagGTATCTTGAGCTTGTTTACAGAGAGAGATATTTGATGCGATGTGTAAATGCTTATCTTGAGCCTTAAATATCCCTCTGCACAACAGACTCCATTTACCTTTCAGAAAACAGGATTTCAATCTGGATATAGAAGGAAATTTTTCATCAGGAAGCTGGGAATTCTTCACCTGTTCCGTCCAATTAAGAATACCTTTCTCAAAGTTGCAAGGCGAAAATTACTGGATTTCTAGCTAAAAAGGTTCTGAATTAGTTAAAACTCTGAAATCCAACAGAACAATACTAAgagaaataagagagagagagagagagagagagagagagagagagagagagagattctttgCTTGTTAAACATGACTGCTTTGAATGGTAGTTATGGTATTAAAAATTCAAGATTGTGGCCTTAGGTACTAAATGGAAAATTAGTTTGACGCTCTCAGCTATGGTCAGTCATTAAAGTCCATCTTTCTTTTCTAGCATATCCTGTTCAGTACAATACTTACCGGCTGTATTCTTTATTTAACAAGCTAGAATAAGGTCAAATTTTTTCTTCGTTGGACTTTGTCCCAATCATGAGAGAATTTGCTGCAAGACCATTTGTTTATGTTAGAATGTGTGTGCACCTCAGGGTGACTAGTTTGAACTGGCAGCtagatttttttcttgatgatCAGTAATGCCAAAGGAAGAATGTAAACTTTCGAAATTTTGATAGAGCAACTGAAAAATTGTAAAAACGATCTTTGCTCCAGATTAGAACTAAAGGAGCCTCTGCTAGCCCAAATAtctatttttctcttccatACATCATCCGAGCAATGTGGTTCAGCAGTTCCTGGAGTGAGCAAATAATAATTCACCTGATAAAAAACATTTCCCTCGAGCTTACATCCTGTAACTTCTATTATATAACCGAGGTTCAATTGGTGGGAATTGTCAACATTTGTAGATATGTGGCAAACCTGTTGGTGATGTAAAGAAAGTTGCTGACATGCACGAACGCAAGGCAGAAATGGCGCGGCAATCTGATGCTTTTATTGCTCTACCTGGTAACCCTTTATCAATTTGAATATCTAGGAGAGTAAAGACTTGGATACCTGTAATGGTTATATATTTATCATATGCATTTACTCTTGCTGGTTTTCCAATGCCTTAGGAGGTTATGGAACCATGGAAGAACTACTGGAGATGATTACTTGGTCACAGCTTGGCATCCATGACAAACCTGTAAATTGCCCTCCCCTTATGCTAGTCTGTCTGTTTCCCTTTTGGGAGCCCCTGATTGGTTTGGATTACTAATCATGCTGACTGTAATTCACTCAGGTTGGTCTGTTAAATGTTGACGGATACTACAATTCCTTGCTTGCATTATTTGATAATAGTGTTGTTGAAGGTTTCATAAAACCGGCAGCCAGGCATATAGTTGTCTCTGCACCAACTGCCCAAGAACTTATACTTAAGATGGAGGTACtatcacttttcttttgtgTGCTTACTCCCCTGCTTCATTATTAGCATAGTcatctaaattttgacatagCCAAATGTCAACGTATAATTAGACAATGGATGTCTTACTTTAGAATCGTGCATATGACCTGCCAGTATCAGATGTTGAGATCTGATTTAGCTAGAGCTTGATAGGAACATCTAAGTTGGTTAATCTGCTAATGGTTCAAGTTGAACCAATCAGGCTGCTAAGAGCAAATTCATATGAACACTGAGCAAGTTTGCTTGTTTTAATCATGATTGATGCTCGTGCGCTCTCCACATTGAATATGCAGGAATACATTCCACTCCATGAACAGGTGGCACCACGTCAAAGTTGGGAGGTCGAACGACTAGAATACACGGCCAACGTTGATTCTTCTGATGATCAGACTTGATTACAGGACTGTTATATGCCCAGtcgattcttttcttttcttttcaagttgtGTATATGCAAGTGGATGTAAAGGTCCATCAGAAGTTCTCACTTCTCACCAATTATATTCTAATAAATCATCTTTCTTGTCTTACCATTTTCACAACTTTGCATTTCATGAAGAATCAAACAAACACTTCAAATGTATGCCTGCAATTTTCTGTTCCTGGAAAGTCAGGCCAATGTAGAGCATCTGTGCTCGGGCCCAACATGTCGTAAAAGGTCTCACAACAGAGGCAGGCAGAACACAGAGACGCGACATTATAACTTAAAATCACGATTACGTTTGTCATAGTTCTAGCATCAAACCTGGAAGCTCTGCTAGCAAAATGCGTGAAACTGTCTGAATGCCATTGGAATTTGTTGTACAGGGCATCCATGTGATGAGAATCTgaagcaaaaaagaaactgCAACAGCCTGCAGATTCTGATGGGCTTCAGTTACTATTCACAGTGTTCGTGCTTATCCACTATTGTCACGCAATGTGTGGTGAAAAGCCAAACTTTGGTGGTCCTGGTGCTGGAACTGTTTGCTGGTCTACGCGGCCACAGTAGGGACTGTCCCCATGGGTCCCTCTTCCTTTCTGGTGTTGCATCCTTTTCTGATATGGATGCTCACTCAACTATTGGCCCCCAGTACTAAGGGCATGAGGAGGTTGATGAAACTCTGGGCCTCCTGTTCATTTATGTTATCATGTACCATTTCCCCCAACCCCCTTCCTCCAaatttcctctctctttcaccCCTAGTGGTGGAGAACGGGTTACGTGGTATAGGTTTCAGCAGTTGTCATGGCTGGGTCGGATGGTACAGGTTGCAGGACagcacctctctctctcgctcgcgtAAATGTGCAGCATGAGCTCCCagttgcctttctttttctgtctcagTAGTGTTGATTAGGAGAAACGTGTAGTGCTTGTACCACCCTAGATGATGAATAAACATAAGAATGCTACGGAGAAAAAGACTACAGAAGTTTGGAGATAATAGTTCCTTGGTACCTCTGGCGAACAGGAAGGGATGCAAAACTGATTCTTCTGACTGCCATGTCCGCAAGAGGAAAAGGAtactctgagagagagagagagagagtgaatttGGAAGTGTTTGGCAGCTGGTTCAGACTGAAGAGAgagtgaggaagagagagagagagagagagagagagagagagagagagagagaatgggttTGAAGTGTTCGGCAGCTGGTTCAAACTGGTTTGGAAGAACACAGCTGGGGAATAATTGGAGCGTTGTTGTAGGTGTCCAGGCTCATCGACCTCCACCCTGCACAAAGCAGATCCTACACTCTACCCGAGGCTGAACGCCTACCACCTGCACTGCACCCACGCGGTTCTCATACTTGTATTGCAGTCCCCCGAGTACCCTTTGCCCAGAATCTGCTTCTCCCATGAGGAAAAGGTGAAATTAAAGCCGAAGTCACCCGTTGTTTTACACAAGCATGCCAGATACCTCGCATATGCCTGTGACAGGCTTCTGAAACAGTGATGCATTGTCGATGAATGGAATGGTTTTGTTGGTATTTTACATTTCTGGGACACCCTAAAGAGTTTACTAGTTGAACCTTGTAGCAAGTGATTATCTTTTGCTTGCTGTGACTTTTGAACATGCCACATCTCAGTCTTGAAGAGGAAGAGAGCACTTACAGACCTTTCTATTTCTTTGTTCGTGGATTATTAGTAGCATGAGCATCATCCAAACTGTAACCAAGACTTGCTTGGTAGAAGGGAAAGTTAGTTGcgatttttcttttgtgggaTAACTAAAAAGGCAAGGTGGACATGCGTGCTTTACAGACCTGAAGGGCTTTTGTTTGAGTTTACACTGCTGAGGAGGTGACTGCAAGCATATACATGTACTTGCTCTGACgtccattttctcttcttagCATTACGAGAATCCAACCGCGTTGCACCCAGATTGTCAGATTAACTGAATTGAGCATGCGAAATAAATAGGATTAGATGAGAAAAGATTGTTCGCGAGGATTTCATTGTAGTGGATTTGGAATGGGTATGCATCAATCCAAGTCTTATTATTGGCCAGTTTTGTTAGAGCAAATGAAATTGGTTTTCGCTTCTGCATCCAAAATCAAACTACAACCCAAATCCAACGGATAAAGTCATAAAACTGAACTGATGACATGATACATACCAATTAGCCAGTGAAGATTTGATGTCAGCCTTCCTCGACCCAACTCTAAATTCGAACCCCAAAATCCCATTATGATGGAATCTGCAACGCGAGATTGCAAACCAAACTTACTGTACTTTATATTCCTGATGCCCATTATCGCAGTGTGTCCCAACAGTTTGTCGCTGATGCTCCTTTTTCATGGAGTTGGAAAATTTTCGGGCTTGACCACCTTTATGCTAATTCAAATTCCGAAGAAACAAATCTAACTCTGTTTAGGAATCTTAGAGCTTGCCGGACAACCTATTTAACTATTCTAATGCAGTGTTTTAAACACCTACCCAAGAAGATTTCCTTTGCGAAATCCATTTTGCCATTCACAATGAACAGTGCCAGGCATGGAAGTCACAAGGGATGGTTCCTAAATGGAGCCAGAATAAAATCGGAAATTGCTTTCCATTGAAACCATGCAAGTGCAACCCGAGGTGTGAAAAGTAAGGGCTGGAAAACCAACCAGGACCCTGATGGGGCCCTATTATTCTTTCTGCTGCCAGGAAATTTCAGAAGAGCTGCATTCCTTGACAATAAAAATCCCAGCTCTCTACAGTCTATGAATTTTGAAGCCCTTCAGAAAGAACAAGTTGTTCAACCTGAGTTCACATGAGACGAGAGCCACCCCATGGAGAATGAACAAAACATCAAGGGATGTGGAAAGGTGGCTCCACAATTATTATCACAAAACAGGTCCGGGGAAGTTCATGGGAATCTGACCAATATATTCAGAAAGTATATCTGTAattttgaaagggaaaaaaatctgCAAATGGATGGATTCTTACAGTTCCATCAAATGACAAATCTTTGAGACCACATATGGAATGTCggtaaaaaaattaattgaatcaaattttggCATATGATTATGCTAGTCGGGATCACTAGCAGCAGGAATGAAGAGCAGTACACGAGCACCACCCAGgaaataaaatacataattaTTACATACAATAAGAACAAAGGAGAGAGACATACATAAATAGACATATCTGTTCAACTATCTGTGCCTTCTTGCAAATCATCTACCAGCTCTTCCTGCTCTGATATCTGCGGCAACATGCTTCTTGCTGCCCGTGTATTCTCTTGGTTGACCTTGTCAAGGTTCTTCTGGAGTGTCTGCATTTTACTTTCTTGTTGCTTAATTGCTGACGTCAATGACCTCAAATCTGAACGCTCTCTCTGACTAAGAGAGAGGGACTGCAAATTCATTAAGGAAAACTAAATCCATCAATATGGCTAGACCAAATAATGGTCACACGTCTAACTAAAAGCTAAGTGTTAAGTGCAAGGGGAAAAACTTGAATGATAGAAGTACTCTGATATATACATGCAGATACCGGTGtttacatgcacatgcatgtgtgtaACCGTTAGTCAGTTACACATTACTGTTGTGTTTAAAAAGTTTAGAtcaaaaaggataaaaataGGGAAATTATATTTCATGTGCCCAGGGGAAGCATCGACATATATCTTTGACTACTCATTCTCTCTTGCTCTGAGCTCCTATtaagaattttttcaaaaagaaggtAAAGAATTGAGCAGCATCATTCCTTTTTGCCAGCTCAGATGGAACTAGGCATTATACATCTGCATTCAAGAGTAAAGAACAATTCTTCTCATTCAATGACATGAAAGTTCACACATATACTCCATTTGCCACCACCATCTTGGCAAATAAGCACCGGGGATCATATGCATACTAGAAACTAAACAGTTAGTGGAAGAATGTGAAACCGCAGAGAGAATGATAAAGTTAGATAAGTGATCTTTTATATGATttagaatagaaaaaaataaacaaaaaagtgaGCAATTTAATTGGCTTATGCCACTATGGATAGAAATTAAGTATTGGATCTGCATTCTTTGTGAGACAATTCTCCTACTCTTTTCTCTGAATTGTTTCTTCAGAGTTCACACCCCTCAACTGCATGAAACATTGGTCCTCTACAT from Nymphaea colorata isolate Beijing-Zhang1983 chromosome 6, ASM883128v2, whole genome shotgun sequence includes these protein-coding regions:
- the LOC116256211 gene encoding probable cytokinin riboside 5'-monophosphate phosphoribohydrolase LOGL1 isoform X3; its protein translation is MGLIAKTVFDGGCHVLGVIPTALMPLEICGKPVGDVKKVADMHERKAEMARQSDAFIALPGGYGTMEELLEMITWSQLGIHDKPVGLLNVDGYYNSLLALFDNSVVEGFIKPAARHIVVSAPTAQELILKMEEYIPLHEQVAPRQSWEVERLEYTANVDSSDDQT
- the LOC116256211 gene encoding cytokinin riboside 5'-monophosphate phosphoribohydrolase LOG8-like isoform X1, which encodes MERNRVKRFKRICVFCGSSSGNRTVFSDAALDLGNELVKRKINLVYGGGSAGLMGLIAKTVFDGGCHVLGVIPTALMPLEICGKPVGDVKKVADMHERKAEMARQSDAFIALPGGYGTMEELLEMITWSQLGIHDKPVGLLNVDGYYNSLLALFDNSVVEGFIKPAARHIVVSAPTAQELILKMEEYIPLHEQVAPRQSWEVERLEYTANVDSSDDQT
- the LOC116256211 gene encoding probable cytokinin riboside 5'-monophosphate phosphoribohydrolase LOGL1 isoform X2 produces the protein MVLLGCSFNNLITLFNTCLFPFFGLCFLCEQVKRKINLVYGGGSAGLMGLIAKTVFDGGCHVLGVIPTALMPLEICGKPVGDVKKVADMHERKAEMARQSDAFIALPGGYGTMEELLEMITWSQLGIHDKPVGLLNVDGYYNSLLALFDNSVVEGFIKPAARHIVVSAPTAQELILKMEEYIPLHEQVAPRQSWEVERLEYTANVDSSDDQT